In Aquila chrysaetos chrysaetos chromosome 2, bAquChr1.4, whole genome shotgun sequence, the following are encoded in one genomic region:
- the EIF2S1 gene encoding eukaryotic translation initiation factor 2 subunit 1, which yields MPGLSCRFYQHKFPEVEDVVMVNVRSIAEMGAYVSLLEYNNIEGMILLSELSRRRIRSINKLIRIGRNECVVVIRVDKEKGYIDLSKRRVSPEEAIKCEDKFTKSKTVYSILRHVAEVLEYTKDEQLESLFQRTAWVFDDKYKRPGYGAYDAFKHAVSDPAILDSLDLTEEERRVLIDNINRRLTPQAVKIRADIEVACYGYEGIDAVKEALRAGLNCSTENMPIKINLIAPPRYVMTTTTLERTEGLSVLNQAMAVIKEKIEEKRGVFNVQMEPKVVTDTDETELARQLERLERENAEVDGDDDAEEMEAKTED from the exons ATGCCAGGACTAAGCTGTAGATTCTACCAGCATAAATTTCCAGAGGTGGAAGATGTAGTGATGGTCAATGTGCGGTCCATTGCTGAAATGGGAGCCTATGTCAGCCTGCTGGAGTACAACAACATTGAAGGCATGATCCTTCTCAGTGAGCTATCCAGAAGACGTATTCGTTCCATAAACAAACTCATCCGCATCGGGAGGAATGAATGCGTGGTGGTCATAAGAGTTGACAAAGAGAAAG GTTATATTGACTTGTCAAAAAGAAGAGTTTCTCCAGAGGAGGCAATCAAATGTGAAGACAAATTCACAAAATCGAAGACT GTTTACAGCATCCTTCGCCATGTTGCTGAAGTCTTGGAGTACACCAAGGATGAGCAGCTTGAGAGTCTGTTCCAGAGAACTGCCTGGGTATTTGATGACAAGTACAAAAGACCAGGATATGGTGCTTATGATGCATTCAAGCATGCAGTCTC AGACCCCGCAATCCTGGATAGCCTAGATCTGACAGAGGAAGAGAGGCGTGTATTGATTGACAATATTAACAGACGTCTGACACCACAAGCAGTCAAAATCCGAGCTG ATATTGAGGTGGCCTGTTATGGTTATGAAGGCATAGATGCAGTAAAAGAAGCTTTGAGAGCAGGCTTGAACTGTTCCACGGAGAACATGCCCATTAAA ATTAATCTGATAGCTCCTCCTCGTTATGTGATGACTACTACAACGCTGGAGAGAACTGAAGGGCTGTCTGTTCTGAATCAAGCCATGgctgtaattaaagaaaaaattgaggagaagagaggagtcTTTAATGTGCAGATGGAG ccTAAAGTGGTTACTGACACAGATGAGACTGAGCTTGCAAGGCAGTTGGAAAGACTGGAGAGGGAAAATGCTGAAGTGGATGGGGATGATGATGCTGAGGAAATGGAAGCCAAAACTGAAGACTAA
- the PLEK2 gene encoding pleckstrin-2 codes for MQRDRLPALGRFVAGARLSCLLATMQEAAGVLKEGFLVKRGHIVRNWKVRWFVLLQDKLLYYKIEGGKKEPSPKGRILLDGCTITCPCLEYENRPLLIKLKTKTNTDYFLECCSREERDSWALDITGAIHAGHPVQVQELHRMKNSFKLLENISLHHIVERMCDSSTGIKLTRNLEQGNRYKETFTGSALVDWLISNSFAVSRFEAVTLASMLMEENFIKPVGARSTEATRYSDLSEQFLDDSTALYMFAESSKKKSSSKEELQFNISELRGTIVKQGFLVKQGHKRKNWKVRRFVLRADPAFLHYYDPTKEENRPVGGFSLRGCLVSALEDNGVPAGVKGNVQGNLFKIITKNDIHYYIQASSKAERAQWIEAIKPLT; via the exons ATGCAGAGGGACAGGCTGCCAGCGCTCGGGCGCTTCGTGGCGGGGGCTCGGCTCTCTTGCCTGCTGGCCACGATGCAGGAAGCAGCTGGAGTCCTGAAGGAGGGCTTCCTCGTCAAACGG GGACATATCGTTCGTAACTGGAAAGTGAGATGGTTCGTTCTGCTTCAGGATAAGCTGCTGTATTACAAAATTGAAGGAGGCAAGAAGGAGCCTTCTCCAAAGGGCAGGATCCTTTTGGATGGCTGCACTATTACTTGTCCATGCCTGGAATATGAGAACAGACCG CTACTCATCAAACTAAAGACAAAAACCAATACAGACTATTTCCTTGAATGTTGCTCCAGGGAAGAGCGAGACTCTTGGGCTTTGGACATCACTGGAGCTATTCATGCTGGTCACCCAGTACAGGTACAAGAGCTTCACAGGATGAAGAACTCTTTCAAACTGCTAGAGAATATCAGCCTCCA CCACATAGTGGAGAGGATGTGTGACAGCAGTACTGGAATTAAGCTGACCCGCAACTTGGAGCAAGGCAACAGATACAAAGAGACCTTCACAG GTTCTGCCCTGGTGGACTGGCTCATCTCCAATAGCTTTGCTGTGTCACGATTCGAGGCCGTCACCTTGGCATCCATGCTGATGGAGGAGAACTTCATCAAGCCCGTGGGGGCCCGCAGCACTGAGGCCACACGCTACAGCGACCTGTCTGAGCAGTTCCTCGACGACTCCACCGCGCTGTACATGTTT GCTGAGAGCAGTAAGAAAAAGAGCAGTTCCAAGGAAGAGCTACAATTTAACATCTCTGAATTAAGAGGCACAATTGTGAAGCAAGGATTCTTGGTGAAACAG ggccacaagaggaaaaactggaaGGTGAGGAGGTTTGTTCTGAGAGCTGATCCTGCTTTCTTGCACTACTATGACCCCACCAAG gaagaaaacaggccAGTAGGTGGATTTTCTCTTCGTGGCTGTCTTGTCTCAGCTCTGGAGGACAATGGAGTCCCAGCAG gagTGAAGGGCAATGTGCAAGGCAACCTCTTCAAAATCATCACCAAAAATGACATTCATTATTATATTCAGGCCAGCTCCAAGGCAGAGCGAGCACAGTGGATTGAGGCAATCAAACCACTGACATGA
- the LOC115333580 gene encoding galectin-related protein A-like, translating to MTEERCPKVEQYVGEIKGGLRPAMKLTVIGMVHSNPKSFSVTLLCDPVDANKDVGLLFTVNFSDKSITRNARIAGKWGREEKTIPYFPFTAGDTFKMELLCEHQQIRVLLDGRQLCDFTHRIQPLNLVKALQISGDIKLTKVA from the exons ATGACGGAGGAGAGGTGTCCCAAA GTGGAGCAGTATGTTGGTGAAATTAAAGGCGGCCTGAGACCAGCCATGAAACTCACGGTCATAGGAATGGTACACTCCAACCCCAAGAG cttttcagtgaCTCTGCTCTGTGACCCAGTGGATGCAAACAAAGATGTTGGGCTGTTATTTACAGTTAACTTTAGTGACAAATCCATCACCCGAAATGCACGAATTGCTGGGaaatggggaagagaagagaagactaTTCCCTACTTCCCATTTACAGCAGGCGACACATTTAAG ATGGAGCTTTTATGTGAACACCAGCAAATACGAGTCTTGCTTGATGGACGGCAGCTCTGTGACTTCACTCACCGCATTCAGCCCCTGAACTTGGTGAAAGCTTTGCAGATCTCAGGGGACATCAAGCTTACCAAAGTGGCTTGA